A genomic region of Phenylobacterium parvum contains the following coding sequences:
- a CDS encoding alpha/beta hydrolase family protein: MPDMFSRRRLLQAAPALAAPSGLMGQVRTLDRVDLVDPARGRPIPTRIHMPAEPGLWPVVIFSHGFGGSLAAFGNSGRAWASKGMVVLHPTHTDSVQLPDPTLPADDARAVRAALAAAMGQGASGVSLTEVMERPVFLRSRLADIGFLQGLVKSRDARLPAAVRERIDPSRIGMGGHSFGAYLTLVACGARLAPEPQILPSGFRSGLVISGQGTGRLGLKPGAFDRMSTPLFSITGSRDFGAAGETPDWRLEAFRTARPGRQYAAILDGFRHGDFDAPDSDPALGKAAGRLRGLQSAFWRATLSGDASGWAELDRAAGASRAGYPMEVRRR, encoded by the coding sequence ATGCCCGACATGTTCAGTCGTCGTCGCCTCCTTCAGGCCGCCCCCGCCCTGGCCGCGCCCTCCGGGCTGATGGGTCAGGTCCGGACCCTCGACCGTGTCGACCTCGTCGATCCGGCCCGGGGACGGCCCATCCCGACCCGCATCCACATGCCGGCTGAGCCCGGTCTCTGGCCTGTCGTCATCTTCAGCCACGGCTTTGGCGGGTCGCTCGCCGCCTTTGGCAATTCCGGACGGGCCTGGGCGTCGAAGGGGATGGTGGTCCTTCACCCCACCCATACCGACTCCGTCCAGCTCCCGGACCCGACCCTGCCGGCGGACGACGCCCGCGCGGTGCGCGCCGCCCTCGCCGCAGCCATGGGACAGGGGGCGTCGGGGGTCTCGCTGACCGAAGTGATGGAACGCCCCGTCTTCCTGCGAAGCCGGCTGGCCGACATCGGCTTCCTGCAGGGCCTGGTTAAATCGCGGGACGCTCGCCTTCCCGCGGCGGTGCGCGAGCGGATCGACCCGTCGCGGATCGGCATGGGCGGTCACTCCTTCGGGGCCTACCTGACCCTGGTGGCCTGCGGCGCCCGCCTGGCGCCCGAGCCGCAGATCCTGCCTTCAGGCTTCCGGAGCGGGCTCGTCATCAGCGGCCAGGGAACGGGCCGGCTCGGACTGAAGCCCGGCGCCTTCGACCGGATGAGCACCCCCCTCTTCAGCATCACTGGCAGCCGCGACTTCGGGGCGGCGGGGGAGACCCCGGACTGGCGTCTGGAGGCCTTCCGAACCGCGCGGCCGGGGCGGCAGTACGCCGCCATTCTCGACGGCTTCCGGCACGGCGACTTTGACGCGCCGGACAGCGATCCCGCCCTGGGCAAGGCCGCCGGCCGACTACGGGGCCTGCAGTCCGCCTTCTGGCGCGCAACCCTGTCGGGAGACGCCTCCGGCTGGGCCGAGCTTGACCGGGCGGCAGGCGCCTCGCGCGCCGGTTACCCCATGGAGGTGCGCCGGCGCTGA
- a CDS encoding acyl-CoA synthetase, with product MGWNFGDILDAVGPNVSPEAPAFIHGSRVINWGDAVRMTNNMARGLIARGAQPGDKIAIYMRNRPEYLMAVAAGWKARLTHVNVNYRYTPEEVWYIFDNSDAQTVVYASEFRDAVTEIRPRLPKVKTWVEVSETGEVASFAEHFDALGEEGNGGPLDIQRSGDDQFFIYTGGTTGMPKGVMWTHHDMREITLQGARKLGPVPETLEELAEATRRMPVGSRILPAPPLMHGTGLLTSMGTMMAGGCVITLEKPNFDAEELLTAIDAHKPQTLVIVGDSFGKPILNALNAAPGRYDVSSILTIVSSGVMWSHEVKKGMLEHMPQAMLSDGFSSSEALGMGNSIMTKDSEVQTAKFMLGERCKVFDENDQPVEPGSGKSGMVAIGPPNPLGYYKDDEKTARTFRTINGVRYSIPGDWCIVEADGTLTLLGRGSACINTAGEKVFPEEVEEALKTHPSVDDALVVGLPDEKWGQSVTGVVRLAEGASLDEDALRAHVRKSLAGYKTPKRVVSTDQSIRASNGKADYATAKKIAETTLA from the coding sequence ATGGGCTGGAATTTTGGTGACATTCTCGACGCGGTGGGTCCGAACGTGTCCCCTGAGGCGCCGGCCTTCATCCACGGTTCGCGGGTCATAAACTGGGGCGACGCCGTCCGGATGACCAACAACATGGCGCGGGGCCTGATCGCCCGCGGCGCCCAGCCCGGCGACAAGATCGCCATCTACATGCGCAACCGTCCGGAATACCTGATGGCCGTCGCCGCGGGATGGAAGGCGCGCCTGACCCACGTCAACGTCAACTACCGCTACACCCCTGAGGAGGTGTGGTACATCTTCGATAATTCTGACGCCCAGACAGTGGTTTACGCCAGCGAGTTCAGAGACGCGGTCACTGAAATCCGGCCGCGCCTGCCCAAGGTGAAGACCTGGGTCGAGGTCAGCGAGACCGGAGAAGTCGCTTCCTTCGCCGAGCACTTCGACGCCCTAGGCGAAGAGGGCAATGGCGGTCCGCTCGACATCCAGCGCTCCGGTGACGACCAGTTCTTCATCTACACCGGCGGCACCACGGGCATGCCCAAGGGCGTGATGTGGACCCACCACGACATGCGCGAGATCACCCTGCAGGGCGCGCGCAAGCTGGGCCCGGTTCCCGAGACCCTCGAGGAACTCGCCGAGGCGACCCGCCGCATGCCGGTAGGCTCGCGCATCCTGCCGGCGCCGCCCCTGATGCACGGGACGGGCCTGTTGACCTCCATGGGCACGATGATGGCCGGCGGCTGCGTCATCACCCTGGAGAAGCCCAACTTCGACGCCGAGGAACTCCTGACGGCGATCGACGCCCACAAGCCCCAGACCCTGGTCATCGTGGGCGACTCCTTTGGCAAGCCGATCCTGAACGCCCTCAACGCCGCCCCCGGGCGCTACGACGTGTCCAGCATCCTGACCATCGTCTCCTCCGGCGTGATGTGGAGCCACGAGGTCAAGAAGGGCATGCTGGAGCATATGCCCCAGGCCATGCTGAGCGACGGCTTCTCATCCTCCGAGGCCCTGGGCATGGGCAACTCGATCATGACGAAGGACTCCGAGGTCCAGACCGCCAAGTTCATGCTGGGAGAGCGCTGCAAGGTGTTCGACGAGAACGACCAGCCGGTCGAGCCGGGTTCGGGCAAGTCGGGCATGGTGGCCATCGGGCCGCCCAATCCGCTCGGCTACTACAAGGACGACGAGAAGACCGCCCGGACGTTCCGTACGATCAACGGCGTCCGCTACTCCATCCCCGGCGACTGGTGCATCGTCGAGGCGGACGGCACCCTGACACTGTTGGGGCGCGGCTCGGCCTGCATCAACACGGCTGGCGAAAAGGTCTTCCCCGAGGAGGTCGAGGAGGCCCTCAAGACCCATCCCAGCGTCGACGACGCCCTGGTGGTGGGCCTGCCCGACGAGAAGTGGGGCCAGTCGGTGACCGGCGTGGTCCGTCTCGCAGAGGGCGCCAGCCTGGACGAGGACGCCCTGCGCGCCCACGTCCGCAAGTCGCTGGCCGGCTACAAGACGCCCAAGCGGGTCGTCTCCACCGACCAGTCCATCCGCGCCAGCAATGGCAAGGCTGACTACGCCACCGCCAAGAAGATCGCCGAGACCACCCTGGCCTGA
- a CDS encoding TetR/AcrR family transcriptional regulator, translating to MEALRETASPRTPPSEDPGALALRARPASARGLNTLNRILEATTDLAAEVGFEAVNTNLIAARAGVNIASIYKYFPNKQAIFATIAERMAEANQAQLAELIAQIDGGRPWRSAVSEGIRLAARRRVHSPGERAIWMAIRLSPELQGVDASASLATARLLAGSILRSTGGDADRALLVARVAIEGVSGVLDLLLTEPASEAELLVQEATEAFVRYLEPWMEGSVTSDAPAPPPAGR from the coding sequence ATGGAAGCCCTGCGAGAGACCGCGTCGCCCAGGACGCCCCCGTCCGAGGACCCCGGCGCGCTGGCCCTCCGCGCCCGTCCGGCGAGCGCCCGTGGGCTGAACACCCTGAACAGGATCCTTGAGGCGACCACCGACCTGGCGGCCGAAGTCGGCTTCGAGGCGGTGAACACCAACCTGATCGCCGCCCGCGCAGGCGTGAACATCGCCTCGATCTACAAGTACTTTCCCAACAAGCAGGCCATTTTCGCGACCATCGCAGAGCGCATGGCGGAGGCGAACCAGGCCCAGCTGGCGGAGCTGATCGCCCAGATCGACGGCGGGCGCCCCTGGCGTTCTGCAGTCAGCGAGGGGATCCGCCTGGCGGCGCGCCGCCGGGTCCACTCCCCGGGCGAAAGGGCTATCTGGATGGCGATCCGCCTGTCGCCGGAACTCCAGGGCGTGGATGCAAGCGCCTCCCTGGCCACTGCCCGGCTCCTCGCGGGGTCGATCCTCCGGAGCACTGGGGGAGACGCAGACAGGGCCCTGCTGGTCGCCCGGGTGGCGATCGAAGGCGTCTCCGGGGTCCTGGACCTCCTGCTGACCGAGCCCGCCTCCGAGGCCGAACTCCTGGTGCAGGAGGCGACCGAAGCCTTTGTCCGCTATCTGGAGCCCTGGATGGAGGGATCGGTCACTTCGGACGCGCCAGCGCCGCCTCCCGCAGGGCGTTGA